One Panicum virgatum strain AP13 chromosome 9K, P.virgatum_v5, whole genome shotgun sequence genomic region harbors:
- the LOC120648150 gene encoding translation initiation factor IF-2-like yields the protein MTVHASARMLKCVREDSPSPASGSIRAPLLLPRQPGRAVAARPHRPGWPPAGAPRRAQDKQARCERDRSWGPLRATGGPGPAITSRDPAVSPGPPPHPPAVLPASPRHAARGARPRRGAPGPACGSAPLCSPGAGARVRTRPCSPVRCDR from the exons ATGACGGTGCACGCGTCGGCGAGGATGCTGAAGTGCGTGAGGGAGGACAGCCCCTCGCCGGCGTCCG GTAGCATCCGCGcgcctctgctgctgccgcggcAGCCGGGCCGAGCAGTGGCGGCGCGCCCCCACCGCCCCGGCTGGCCACCCGCGggcgccccgcgccgcgctcaGGACAAGCAGGCGCGCTGTGAGCGGGACAGGTCGTGGGGGCCGCTTCGCGCCACGGGCGGCCCGGGCCCCGCCATCACATCCCGGGACCCCGCCGTGTCGCCCGGCCCCCCGCCGCACCCACCCGCGGTTTTGCCTGCCAGCCCCAGGCACGCCGCGCGCGGTGCAAGGCCAAGGCGGGGCGCACCCGGGCCGGCCTGCGGCTCCGCCCCACTCTGCTCTCCCGGGGCCGGGGCGCGCGTGCGAACGCGGCCGTGCTCCCCCGTGCGGTGCGACCGGTGA
- the LOC120652482 gene encoding zinc finger CCCH domain-containing protein 22-like produces MDAYEATKVVFSRIQALDPDHAAKIMGLLLIQDHGEKEMIRLAFGPESLLHAVMAKARKDLGLLLPASPTSVAAAGHVPFLQLPRQNSGRAGAPSPLSVSSPSSWAQAPAFSRSNSTSNNGAAEEAAGAGDELPSPVNGGAAPFFPHQGGDALLDDLQLQEQLAFLNEGGVSPAHQLPGLDAGECWSPGPGDGGGMLPFGLGWSNCGPVHRRSASVNELCLGGGGGGDGFGWKPCLYYARGFCKNGSSCRFVHSGLPDDAAALAATKMEATADQQQQQQCQDFLRSKSQRLGPAAFPYSPTGSLPGSPSAASKCLSFLLQQQQQQQQHDRAAAAAALMLGCGDDAHKFMGRPRLDRADFASMMSPGSRQIYLTFPADSTFREEDVSNYFSIYGPVHDVRIPYQQKRMFGFVTFVYPETVKLILAKGNPHFICDARVLVKPYKEKGKVPDKYRKQQQGDFSGCTTPTGLDGRDPFDLHQLGARMLQHSNSANELLLRRKLEEQQQAAELQQAIELQNRRLMGLQLLDLKARTAASATSSPLPTPIANSFSSGQPVSTTAVESPPECGEQLKFSGGFALEGKVNGADKEEPAGEASPNAADSDQSGEHNLPDSPFASPTKSASFAHESFPSAETENAASRMGADSSSNTDGGGNHLRPPTLDIPSPRPYFFPMHRLSSDHGAMGL; encoded by the exons ATGGACGCCTACGAGGCGACCAAGGTGGTGTTCTCCCGGATCCAGGCGCTGGACCCGGACCACGCCGCCAAGATCAtgggcctcctcctcatccagGACCACGGCGAGAAGGAGATGATCCGCCTCGCCTTCGGCCCGGAGTCGCTGCTCCACGCCGTCATGGCCAAGGCGCGCAAGGACCTCGGCCTGCTCCTCCCGGCCTCGCccacctccgtcgccgccgcgggccacgTGCCGTTCCTGCAGCTCCCGCGCCAGAactccggccgcgccggcgcgccgtcTCCGCTATCGGtatcctcgccgtcgtcgtgggCGCAGGCGCCGGCCTTCTCGAGGAGCAACAGCACGAGTAATAATGGcgccgcggaggaggcggcgggggctgGGGATGAGCTGCCTAGTCCCGTGAACGGTGGGGCGGCGCCCTTCTTTCCTCACCAGGGCGGGGACGCGCTCCTGGACGATTTGCAGCTGCAGGAGCAGCTCGCGTTCCTCAACGAGGGCGGCGTGAGCCCCGCGCACCAGCTCCCGGGGCTCGACGCCGGCGAGTGCTGGAGCCCCGGCCCGGGCGATGGCGGCGGGATGCTCCCGTTCGGCCTCGGGTGGTCCAACTGCGGCCCCGTGCACCGCCGGAGCGCGTCGGTGAACGAGCTCTGcctcggcgggggcggcggcggtgacggatTCGGGTGGAAGCCCTGCCTCTACTACGCTCGCGGCTTCTGCAAGAACGGCAGCAGCTGCAGGTTCGTCCACAGCGGCCTCCCCGACGAcgcggccgcgctcgccgccaccaAGATGGAAGCCACCGccgatcagcagcagcagcagcagtgccagGACTTCCTCCGCTCCAAGAGCCAGCGCCTCGGCCCCGCCGCCTTCCCCTACTCCCCCACCGGCTCCCTCCCaggctcgccctccgccgccagcAAGTGCCTCAGCTtcctgctgcagcagcagcagcagcaacaacagcacgACAG agccgccgcggccgcggcgctgaTGCTGGGCTGCGGCGACGACGCGCACAAGTTCATGGGCCGCCCGCGCCTGGACCGTGCCGACTTCGCGAGCATGATGAGCCCCGGCTCGCGCCAGATTTACCTCACCTTCCCGGCCGACAGCACGTTCCGCGAGGAGGACGTCTCGAACTACTTCAG CATCTATGGCCCGGTCCACGACGTGCGCATCCCCTACCAGCAGAAACGCATGTTCGGGTTCGTCACCTTCGTGTACCCGGAGACGGTGAAGCTCATCCTGGCCAAGGGCAACCCGCACTTCATTTGCGACGCGCGCGTGCTCGTCAAGCCCTACAAGGAGAAGGGCAAGGTCCCGGACAAGTACAG GAAGCAGCAGCAAGGGGACTTCTCCGGGTGCACGACGCCCACCGGGCTAGACGGTAGAGACCCCTTTGATCTCCACCAACTCG GTGCGAGGATGCTGCAgcactcgaacagcgccaatgAGCTGCTGTTGCGGCGCAAGcttgaggagcagcagcaggccgcTGAGCTTCAGCAGGCCATAGAGCTCCAGAACCGCCGCCTCATGGGCCTTCAGCTGCTTGATCTCAAGGCACGCACAGCTGCGTCTGCGACATCGTCGCCACTGCCCACACCAATTGCAAATTCCTTTTCTTCTGGCCAACCCGTGAGCACCACCGCAGTCGAGTCGCCACCGGAGTGCG GGGAGCAGCTCAAGTTCAGCGGTGGCTTTGCTCTAGAGGGGAAGGTCAACGGTGCTGATAAGGAGGAACCTGCTGGCGAGGCGAGCCCGAACGCTGCCGATAGCGACCAAAG TGGAGAACACAATTTGCCAGACAGCCCATTCGCTTCCCCGACCAAGTCTGCTTCATTTGCGCATGAGAGCTTCCCATCTGCCGAGACTGAGAACGCCGCATCCCGTATGGGTGCGGACTCTAGCAGCAACACCGACGGCGGTGGTAACCATCTCCGTCCCCCCACGTTGGACATTCCTTCGCCGAGGCCCTACTTCTTCCCCATGCACAG GCTCTCCTCCGATCACGGAGCTATGGGGTTGTAA